A section of the Mesobacillus jeotgali genome encodes:
- the sspI gene encoding small acid-soluble spore protein SspI translates to MNLNLRNAVISNVAGNTQDELKDTIVDAIQNGEEKMLPGLGVLFEVIWQNASEEEKQEMLNALEEGLKGKQ, encoded by the coding sequence ATGAACCTAAACCTTAGAAACGCTGTCATATCAAATGTAGCAGGAAATACACAAGACGAGTTGAAAGACACAATCGTCGACGCAATCCAAAACGGCGAAGAAAAAATGCTTCCGGGACTTGGAGTTTTGTTCGAAGTAATCTGGCAGAACGCCTCTGAAGAGGAAAAACAGGAAATGTTGAATGCACTGGAAGAAGGATTGAAAGGAAAGCAATAA
- a CDS encoding M42 family metallopeptidase: MAKLDETLTMLKDLTDAKGIPGNEREPREVMKRYITPFADEVTTDGLGSLVAKKVGDANGPKIMVAGHLDEVGFMVTSIDDKGFIRFQTVGGWWSQVMLAQRVTIVTRKGDITGVIGSKPPHILPPEARKKPVDIKDMFIDIGASSREEAKEWGVTPGDMVVPYFEFTVMNNEKMLLAKAWDNRIGCAIAIDVLKGLKDAEHPNVVYGVGTVQEEVGLRGAKTSAQMIEPDIGFGVDVGIAGDTPGVTEKEALSKMGEGPQIIIYDASMVSHKGLRDFVTDLADELNIPYQFDAVAGGGTDSGAIHLTHRGVPALSITIATRYIHSHAAMLHRDDYENAVKLIVEVIKRLDKETVEKITFE, translated from the coding sequence ATGGCTAAATTAGATGAAACATTGACAATGCTAAAAGATTTAACCGATGCAAAAGGCATTCCCGGCAATGAGCGTGAGCCAAGGGAAGTAATGAAGAGATACATAACTCCATTCGCTGATGAAGTAACGACTGACGGACTAGGCAGCCTTGTAGCCAAGAAGGTTGGAGATGCGAATGGCCCGAAAATCATGGTTGCCGGCCATCTAGATGAGGTAGGCTTCATGGTGACAAGCATTGATGACAAAGGATTCATCCGCTTCCAGACAGTCGGCGGCTGGTGGAGCCAGGTCATGCTTGCACAGCGCGTGACAATTGTGACTCGAAAAGGCGATATCACAGGGGTAATCGGTTCTAAACCGCCTCACATCCTGCCTCCGGAAGCTCGCAAAAAGCCGGTTGATATCAAGGATATGTTCATCGATATCGGTGCATCAAGCCGTGAAGAAGCGAAGGAATGGGGAGTTACTCCTGGGGACATGGTGGTTCCTTACTTTGAATTCACCGTCATGAACAATGAGAAAATGCTTCTTGCTAAAGCTTGGGATAACCGTATCGGCTGTGCGATTGCCATCGATGTCTTAAAGGGACTCAAGGACGCAGAGCATCCTAACGTGGTATATGGGGTTGGAACAGTTCAGGAAGAGGTTGGACTCAGAGGGGCAAAGACTTCTGCCCAGATGATTGAACCTGATATCGGTTTCGGCGTTGATGTAGGTATTGCTGGCGATACTCCAGGAGTTACTGAAAAAGAAGCTTTAAGTAAAATGGGTGAGGGTCCGCAAATCATCATTTATGATGCTTCAATGGTTTCTCATAAAGGCCTACGCGATTTTGTTACAGACTTAGCTGATGAGTTGAACATTCCATATCAGTTCGATGCTGTCGCTGGCGGAGGAACAGACTCTGGTGCTATCCATCTGACACACCGTGGTGTACCGGCGTTATCAATCACGATTGCGACACGCTATATCCACTCACACGCTGCAATGCTTCACCGTGACGATTACGAAAACGCAGTAAAGCTGATCGTAGAAGTTATTAAGCGTCTTGATAAAGAAACAGTCGAAAAGATTACTTTCGAATAA